Proteins from a genomic interval of Arthrobacter sp. CAN_C5:
- the aroQ gene encoding type II 3-dehydroquinate dehydratase yields MPKTTTLLIINGPNLNLLGTREPATYGTATLADVEAVAADAAGRHGWAVTCVQSNHEGELVDAIHAAAGTADGIVLNAGAYTHTSVALRDAIAAVGLPMVEVHLSNVHRREEFRHHSYLSGVAEAVIVGAGISGYRFAVDLLIEKLSSGSAG; encoded by the coding sequence ATGCCGAAGACCACCACGCTCCTGATCATCAACGGACCCAACCTCAACCTGCTGGGCACCCGTGAGCCGGCCACGTATGGGACCGCCACGCTGGCCGACGTCGAGGCCGTCGCCGCCGACGCCGCCGGACGGCACGGCTGGGCTGTGACCTGTGTGCAGTCCAACCACGAGGGTGAGCTGGTCGACGCCATCCACGCCGCCGCCGGCACCGCTGACGGCATCGTCCTGAACGCCGGGGCCTACACCCACACCTCGGTCGCACTCCGCGACGCGATCGCCGCCGTCGGCCTCCCGATGGTCGAGGTCCACCTCAGCAACGTCCACCGGCGCGAGGAGTTCCGGCACCACTCCTACCTCTCAGGCGTTGCCGAGGCGGTCATCGTCGGCGCCGGGATCAGCGGCTACCGGTTCGCCGTCGACCTGCTGATCGAGAAACTCTCGTCCGGATCCGCTGGTTAG
- a CDS encoding MFS transporter has translation MSTTTAPAIPGPPPAANRKMARKSAAASFVGTTLESYDFYVFGTAAALVFNQVFFTSQDPLAGTLSAFLIFAMGFVARPLGAILFGHLGDRIGRKKTLIWTIVLMGLATGSVGLLPDYSVIGVWAPILLTVLRLLQGLSLGGEWGGSILIATEHAEPRKRALYASIPQLGSPVGTMLISLVFLILAVAAPDVMTTWGWRIPFLLAFPFLGIALYLRLAIDETPVFKSTVQTQSRASIPFFEVIRRQPAAIAVAAAAAVLGIGSYFLMVSYTQAYGTERLGLEQATVLNAALIGSLLQLATIPAFGYLAMKIGSAKVVAGGAIGTALIAFPLYWVISIADAPTYTAAILLGGILPTASWAALGGLMADLFEPRTGFTALSFAYSLAAIVAGFAPSITQLLGQATDGAWWHPGIVLAVMSLVTVAGALAAVRLRRKSQGVEPAATVAADISH, from the coding sequence GTGTCTACTACTACTGCCCCCGCGATCCCCGGGCCGCCGCCAGCCGCCAACCGCAAGATGGCCAGGAAGTCCGCGGCCGCCTCGTTTGTTGGCACCACCCTTGAGTCCTACGACTTCTACGTCTTCGGAACGGCCGCCGCCCTGGTATTCAACCAGGTGTTCTTCACCTCCCAGGACCCGCTGGCCGGAACCCTGTCGGCGTTTCTGATCTTTGCGATGGGTTTTGTGGCCCGCCCGCTGGGTGCCATCCTGTTTGGACACCTCGGCGACCGGATCGGCCGCAAGAAGACCCTGATCTGGACCATCGTGCTGATGGGGCTGGCCACCGGTTCCGTGGGGTTGCTCCCGGACTACAGTGTGATCGGCGTGTGGGCTCCGATCCTCCTGACCGTCCTGCGGCTCCTGCAGGGGCTGTCCCTCGGCGGTGAGTGGGGCGGATCCATCCTGATCGCCACCGAACACGCCGAGCCGCGTAAACGGGCGCTCTACGCCTCAATCCCCCAGCTCGGCTCCCCGGTGGGCACCATGCTCATCTCGCTTGTGTTCCTGATCCTTGCGGTGGCTGCACCGGACGTCATGACCACCTGGGGCTGGCGCATCCCGTTCCTGCTCGCGTTCCCCTTCCTGGGTATCGCGCTCTACCTGCGGCTCGCCATCGACGAGACACCCGTGTTCAAGTCGACGGTGCAGACCCAGTCGCGCGCCAGCATCCCGTTCTTCGAGGTGATTCGCCGCCAGCCGGCAGCGATCGCCGTTGCCGCCGCCGCAGCCGTGCTCGGCATTGGCTCCTACTTCCTGATGGTGTCCTATACGCAGGCCTACGGTACCGAACGGTTGGGGCTGGAGCAGGCGACCGTCCTGAACGCCGCACTGATCGGCTCGCTGCTGCAACTGGCGACCATCCCCGCCTTCGGCTACCTCGCAATGAAGATCGGCTCAGCCAAGGTGGTGGCCGGTGGTGCGATCGGCACCGCTCTGATCGCGTTCCCGCTGTACTGGGTGATCAGCATCGCTGACGCGCCCACCTATACCGCCGCCATTCTGCTGGGCGGCATTCTGCCCACGGCAAGCTGGGCCGCGCTGGGCGGGTTGATGGCGGATCTCTTCGAGCCGCGCACCGGCTTCACGGCCCTCTCGTTCGCGTACAGCCTGGCAGCCATCGTCGCCGGTTTCGCACCCTCGATCACCCAGCTCCTCGGACAGGCCACCGACGGCGCCTGGTGGCATCCCGGTATTGTGCTCGCGGTAATGAGCCTGGTGACGGTAGCCGGCGCGCTCGCGGCGGTCCGCTTGCGCCGGAAGTCCCAGGGGGTTGAGCCTGCCGCCACCGTTGCGGCAGACATTAGCCACTAA
- the acs gene encoding acetate--CoA ligase → MSENTQTTTQGDAFENLLLEERSFPPTEEFAANAVAQPSLYEEGKAGPEFWAAQARALLSWDEDFTEALDFSDAPFAKWFVGGRVNAAYNALDRHVEAGRGDRVAIHFEGEPGDTRSYTYAELTEEVKKASNAFLSLGVEKGDRVAVYLPMIPEAVITMLACARIGAVHSVVFGGFSADALRSRIDDAEAKLVVTADGTYRRGKPSSLKPAVDGSLEREGHTVTNVVVVKRNGEPVEWTEGRDVWWDDVVGTASPDHTAEGHDSEHPLFILYTSGTTGKPKGILHTTGGYLTQTAFTHKNTFDLRPETDVFWCTADVGWVTGHSYVAYAPLVNGATQLMYEGTPDTPHQGRWWELVEKYKVSILYTAPTAIRTFMKWGRDIPKKYDLSSIRVLGSVGEPINPEAWMWYREMIGGGSAPIVDTWWQTETGAHMIAPMPGVTHTKPGSAQVAVPGISVDVVDEMGQSVPNGSGGYLVVREPWPSMLRGIWGDPQRFKDTYWSRFDNMYFAGDGAKRDKDGDIWLLGRVDDVMNISGHRLSTTEIESALVSHPSVAEAAVVGASDEMTGEAVVAFVILRGSAVDDDDIVTTLRNHVGKEIGPIAKPRNILVVPELPKTRSGKIMRRLLKDVAEGREVGDSSTLSDPTIMAQIAQSLRK, encoded by the coding sequence ATGTCGGAGAACACCCAGACCACCACCCAGGGCGACGCATTCGAGAACCTCCTCCTGGAGGAGCGCAGCTTCCCTCCGACCGAGGAATTCGCCGCCAACGCGGTGGCACAGCCGTCCCTGTACGAGGAGGGCAAGGCCGGCCCGGAGTTCTGGGCCGCCCAGGCGAGGGCACTACTGAGCTGGGATGAGGACTTCACCGAAGCCCTCGACTTCTCGGACGCACCGTTCGCCAAGTGGTTTGTCGGTGGCCGGGTCAACGCCGCCTACAACGCGCTGGACCGCCACGTCGAGGCGGGACGCGGAGACCGCGTGGCCATCCACTTTGAGGGCGAGCCGGGCGACACCCGCTCCTACACGTATGCGGAGCTCACCGAAGAGGTCAAGAAGGCCTCCAACGCCTTCCTGTCGCTCGGCGTGGAAAAAGGCGACCGGGTGGCGGTGTATCTGCCAATGATTCCCGAAGCAGTCATCACGATGCTCGCCTGCGCCCGGATCGGCGCCGTCCACTCGGTGGTCTTCGGCGGCTTCTCCGCCGACGCGCTCCGCAGCCGGATCGACGACGCGGAAGCAAAACTGGTGGTCACCGCGGACGGCACCTACCGTCGCGGCAAGCCCAGCTCGCTGAAGCCCGCCGTCGATGGCTCCCTGGAACGTGAGGGCCATACGGTCACCAACGTGGTGGTCGTCAAGCGCAACGGTGAGCCGGTCGAGTGGACCGAGGGCCGGGATGTGTGGTGGGACGACGTCGTCGGCACCGCCTCCCCCGATCACACCGCAGAGGGCCACGACTCGGAGCACCCGCTGTTCATCCTGTACACCTCGGGTACCACCGGGAAGCCCAAGGGGATCCTGCACACCACCGGCGGTTACCTGACCCAGACGGCCTTCACCCACAAGAACACGTTCGACCTCCGGCCGGAGACCGACGTGTTCTGGTGCACGGCCGACGTCGGCTGGGTCACCGGGCACAGCTACGTCGCCTATGCGCCGCTCGTCAACGGCGCCACCCAGCTCATGTACGAGGGCACACCCGACACCCCGCACCAGGGCCGCTGGTGGGAGTTGGTCGAGAAATACAAGGTGTCGATCCTGTACACCGCGCCGACAGCTATCCGGACCTTCATGAAGTGGGGCCGCGACATCCCGAAGAAGTACGACCTCAGCTCCATCCGGGTCCTCGGCTCCGTCGGCGAACCCATTAACCCCGAGGCGTGGATGTGGTACCGCGAAATGATCGGCGGCGGCAGCGCACCGATCGTGGATACGTGGTGGCAGACCGAGACCGGCGCGCACATGATCGCCCCGATGCCGGGTGTCACCCACACCAAGCCGGGCTCCGCTCAGGTGGCGGTGCCGGGCATCTCGGTGGACGTCGTGGATGAGATGGGGCAGTCGGTCCCCAACGGTTCGGGCGGGTACCTGGTGGTCCGCGAACCGTGGCCGTCAATGCTCCGTGGCATCTGGGGCGACCCGCAGAGGTTCAAGGACACCTACTGGTCCCGCTTCGACAACATGTACTTCGCCGGCGACGGCGCGAAACGCGACAAGGACGGCGACATCTGGCTGCTGGGCCGGGTGGACGACGTCATGAACATCTCCGGTCACCGGCTCTCGACCACGGAGATCGAATCGGCACTGGTAAGCCACCCCTCGGTGGCGGAGGCCGCCGTCGTGGGCGCGTCCGATGAGATGACCGGTGAGGCAGTGGTGGCGTTCGTGATCCTGCGTGGCTCCGCCGTCGACGACGACGACATCGTCACCACCCTGCGCAACCACGTGGGCAAGGAGATCGGTCCGATCGCCAAGCCACGCAACATCCTCGTGGTGCCGGAACTGCCGAAAACCCGCTCGGGCAAGATCATGCGCCGCCTGCTCAAGGACGTCGCCGAGGGCCGCGAGGTCGGCGACTCGTCGACCCTGTCCGACCCGACGATCATGGCCCAGATCGCGCAGTCCCTCAGGAAGTAG
- the nth gene encoding endonuclease III, with translation MVSRTPAVGADLSPLAVKRRARRIHRRLAEEYPYAVPELDFTNPFELLIATVLSAQTTDVRVNLTTPALFARYPDARSLAEADETLLQELIKPTGFFRAKARSLLALSTRLVDEFDGVVPARLEDLVTLPGVGRKTANVVLGNAFGIPGITVDTHFGRLARRFRWTDSDDAVKVEADVARLFEPQDWTQLSHHVVFHGRRVCHARKPACGACPLATLCPAYGEGEVDPVKATKALKYELAPDREELLRLMKDGATRRELQAAGYSLGP, from the coding sequence GTGGTCAGCAGGACTCCCGCGGTCGGGGCGGACCTTTCGCCGCTGGCGGTCAAGCGGCGCGCACGTCGGATCCACCGGCGGTTGGCGGAGGAATACCCGTACGCCGTCCCGGAGCTCGACTTCACGAACCCGTTCGAGTTACTCATCGCGACAGTGCTCTCAGCCCAGACCACCGATGTGCGGGTGAACCTCACCACGCCCGCACTGTTCGCCCGTTACCCTGACGCGCGCAGCCTGGCGGAAGCCGACGAAACACTCCTGCAGGAGCTGATCAAGCCCACCGGGTTCTTCCGTGCCAAGGCGAGGAGTCTGCTGGCGCTGTCCACCCGGTTGGTCGACGAGTTTGATGGCGTCGTGCCGGCGCGGCTGGAGGATTTGGTAACTCTCCCCGGGGTGGGGCGGAAAACGGCGAATGTGGTGCTGGGCAATGCGTTCGGCATCCCGGGGATAACCGTCGATACCCATTTCGGGCGGCTGGCGCGGCGTTTCCGGTGGACCGATTCCGACGACGCCGTCAAGGTGGAGGCCGACGTCGCCCGCCTGTTCGAGCCGCAGGACTGGACCCAGTTGTCCCACCACGTGGTCTTCCACGGCCGGCGTGTCTGCCACGCACGGAAGCCCGCGTGCGGCGCCTGTCCGCTGGCGACGCTCTGCCCCGCCTACGGCGAGGGCGAGGTGGACCCGGTCAAGGCCACCAAAGCGCTTAAATACGAGTTGGCACCCGACAGGGAAGAATTGCTGCGCCTCATGAAGGATGGCGCAACGCGACGCGAACTGCAGGCCGCCGGCTACAGCCTCGGACCATGA
- a CDS encoding CoA pyrophosphatase — protein sequence MSAREQLLDLAARSTDLCGTLRGVDPASARHAAVLILFGALDDRPAQFQASAVPEDLDILLVLRSGSLTDHPGQVAFPGGRIDDDDDGPVAAALREAREETGVDPGGIEVLGPLPESGLPVSNFLVTPVLAWWTRQSPVTAVDEAESEHVFRLPVADLLDPAGRRSVVGSRNGVRWTTPAFLVGDVTVWGFTAMLLDGLFDDLGWTIPWDASAVIPAPL from the coding sequence ATGAGCGCCCGGGAACAACTGCTGGACCTCGCGGCACGGTCCACTGACCTGTGCGGGACTCTGCGCGGCGTCGACCCGGCGTCGGCGCGCCACGCTGCCGTCCTGATCCTGTTTGGTGCACTCGACGACCGGCCCGCGCAGTTCCAGGCGTCAGCCGTGCCGGAGGACCTCGACATCCTGCTGGTGTTGCGGTCCGGGTCGCTCACCGATCATCCCGGCCAGGTGGCTTTCCCCGGTGGACGGATCGATGACGACGACGACGGCCCGGTTGCGGCAGCCCTCCGCGAGGCCCGGGAGGAAACCGGCGTCGACCCGGGCGGCATCGAAGTGCTCGGGCCGCTCCCGGAATCCGGGCTCCCGGTCAGCAATTTTCTGGTCACCCCGGTGCTGGCGTGGTGGACCCGGCAATCACCGGTCACCGCCGTCGACGAGGCGGAGTCCGAACACGTGTTCCGCCTCCCGGTCGCAGACCTTCTTGATCCTGCGGGTCGACGGTCGGTCGTCGGAAGCAGGAACGGCGTGAGGTGGACGACCCCGGCTTTTCTGGTCGGTGACGTCACGGTGTGGGGTTTCACCGCGATGCTGCTGGACGGCCTGTTCGATGACCTCGGGTGGACCATTCCCTGGGACGCCTCCGCCGTGATTCCGGCGCCGCTCTAA